From a single Pseudopipra pipra isolate bDixPip1 chromosome 7, bDixPip1.hap1, whole genome shotgun sequence genomic region:
- the ACADL gene encoding long-chain specific acyl-CoA dehydrogenase, mitochondrial, with product MAARLLRLCSALRVPGCRPFSARASPLQTEEHGTKRLEPSSAKTLMDIGTRRIFSSEHDIFRESARKFFQEEVLPFHAEWEKNGQVSRELWEKAGQQGLLGVAIAEKHGGIGADILSSAIVWEEQMYVNCTGPGFSLHSDIVMPYIANYGSEEQIKRFIPQMVAGKCIGAIAMTEPGAGSDLQGVRTYAKKDGSDWILNGSKVFITNGWMSDVVIVVAVTDREARSPAHGISLFLVENGTKGFIKGRKLNKIGLKAQDTAELFFEDVRLPASALLGKENKGFYYLMAELPQERLLIADMALAGCEFMFEETRNYVRQRKAFGKTIAHLQTIQHKLAEIKTQICVARAFMDNCLQLHADKRLDSATASMAKYWCSDLQNSIATQCVQMHGGWGYMWEYPIAKAFVDARVQPIYGGTNEIMKELIARDIVSDK from the exons ATGGCGGCGCGGTTGCTTCGCTTATGCTCGGCTCTGCGGGTCCCCGGCTGCCGGCCCTTCTCTGCCCGGGCCAG TCCTCTGCAAACTGAAGAACATGGCACAAAGCGCCTGGAACCATCTTCTGCTAAAACTTTGATGGATATAGGCACTCGGAGAATCTTCTCATCAGAGCATGACATCTTCAGGGAGAGTGCCAGGAAGTTCTTTCAGGAAGAAGTGCTGCCTTTTCACGCAGA ATGGGAGAAGAATGGCCAAGTGAGCAGGGAGCTCTGGGAAAAGGCTGGACAGCAGGGTTTGCTGGGTGTTGCTATTGCTGAAAAACATGGAGGCATCGGAGCGGATATTCTCTCTTCAGCCATTGTCTGGGAGGAGCA aatgtACGTTAACTGTACAGGCCCAGGGTTCAGCCTTCATTCAGATATTGTCATGCCCTACATTGCAAACTATGGCTCTGAAGAACAGATTAAACGCTTTATCCCCCAAATGGTTGCAGGCAAGTGCATTGGAGCTATCGCCATGACAGAACCTGGGGCTGGCAG TGACTTGCAGGGAGTACGGACATATGCGAAAAAAGATGGAAGTGACTGGATTCTTAATGGGAGTAAG GTATTCATCACTAATGGTTGGATGAGTGATGTTGTGATCGTGGTTGCGGTTACAGACCGGGAGGCCCGATCCCCTGCTCATGGGATCAGCCTTTTTCTGGTGGAGAATGGAACAAAAGGTTTCATCAAAGGACGCAAGCTGAACAAAATTGGCCTGAAAGCTCAA GACACGGCAGAGCTGTTTTTCGAAGATGTGCGGTTGCCAGCCAGTGCCTTgcttggaaaagagaacaaaggCTTCTACTATCTGATGGCAGAGCTCCCTCAG GAAAGACTTCTAATTGCTGATATGGCTCTTGCTGGCTGTGAATTCATGTTTGAAGAAACAAGAAATTATGTGAGgcaaagaaaagcttttgggAAGACAATTGCACACTTGCAG ACGATACAGCACAAGTTGGCAGAAATAAAAACGCAAATTTGTGTGGCCCGAGCCTTCATGGACAACTGTTTGCAGCTCCACGCGGATAAACGCCTGGACTCTGCCACAGCTTCTATGGCAAAGTATTG GTGTTCTGATCTCCAAAACAGCATAGCTACTCAGTGTGTGCAAATGCATGGAGGATGGGGGTACATGTGGGAGTATCCAATTGCAAA AGCTTTTGTGGACGCCCGTGTTCAGCCAATCTATGGTGGTACCAACGAAATAATGAAAGAACTTATTGCTAGAGACATTGTCAGTGACAAGTAG